The following proteins come from a genomic window of Larimichthys crocea isolate SSNF chromosome XV, L_crocea_2.0, whole genome shotgun sequence:
- the mfn2 gene encoding mitofusin-2, giving the protein MSLVFPRPNSNAVHGKKDKRLMAEVNASPLKHFVTAKKKINGIFEQLGAYIKESACFLEDTYKNEELDPVTTEEQVQEVRGYLAKVAGIGEVLARRHMKVVFFGRTSNGKSSVINAMLCDKVLPSGIGHTTNCFLRVEGTDGNEAFLLTEGSEERKSIKTVNQLAHALHQDEDLDAGSLVCVMWPKAKCALLRDDLVLVDSPGIDVTTELDSWIDKFCLDADVFVLVANSESTLMQTEKSFFHKVNERLSSPNIFILNNRWDASASEPEYMEEVRRQHMDRCTNFLVDELGVVDRAQASDRIFFVSAKEVLQARVQKAQGMPEAGGALAEGFQARMFEFQNFERRFEECISQSAVKTKFEQHTVRAKQISEALRRIMDSVHIAAQEQRVYCLETKEDRQDRLEFIDKQLDLLTLDCKAKIKKITEEVERQVSNAMAEEIRKLNVLVDDFHMDFHPSLVVLKVYKNELHRHIEEGLGKNMSERCSTSITSALQGTQTDMIEGLKPLLPSQVREQVDKIVPRQCFSLSYDLACDKLCSDFQEDISFHFSLGWTMLVNRFLGPKNTRRALMGYNDQVPRPMALTPVSTSMPPFPQGSVTQEELMVSMVTGLASLTSRTSMGVLVVGGVIWKAVGWRLIALSVGLYGLLYVYERLTWTTKAKERAFKRQFVDYASEKLQLIVSYTGSNCSHQVQQELAGVFAQLCQQVDVTRQNLEDEITDMNNKIELLDGLQSKAKLLRNKAGWLDSELNMFTQQYLHHSK; this is encoded by the exons ATGTCTCTGGTTTTCCCACGACCCAACAGCAACGCAGTCCACGGTAAGAAGGATAAGAGACTGATGGCGGAAGTAAACGCATCACCGCTCAAGCATTTTGtcacagcaaagaagaagaTCAACGGGATCTTTGAACAGCTGGGGGCCTACATCAAGGAGAGTGCCTGCTTTCTGGAAG ATACTTACAAAAATGAAGAACTGGACCCAGTCACCACGGAGGAGCAGGTACAGGAGGTCCGGGGTTATCTGGCCAAGGTGGCTGGAATTGGAGAAGTGCTTGCCCGCAGACATATGAAGGTGGTCTTCTTTGGGAG GACGAGTAATGGGAAGAGCTCAGTGATCAATGCCATGCTGTGTGACAAGGTGCTGCCGTCCGGAATAGGACACACCACCAACTGCTTCCTGAGGGTGGAGGGCACCGACGGCAATGAGGCCTTCCTCCTCACTGAAGGCtctgaggagaggaagagcaTAAAG acggTGAACCAGCTGGCCCACGCTCTCCACCAGGATGAAGACTTGGATGCTGGCAGCTTGGTCTGTGTCATGTGGCCTAAAGCCAAGTGTGCTCTGCTCAGGGATGATCTGGTGTTGGTGGACAG TCCAGGCATCGATGTCACCACAGAACTGGACAGCTGGATCGACAAGTTCTGTCTGGATGCTGATGTGTTTGTTCTGGTGGCCAACTCTGAGTCCACACTGATGCAGACG GAAAAGTCCTTCTTTCACAAGGTCAATGAGCGGCTCTCCAGTCCCAACATCTTTATCCTTAACAACCGCTGGGACGCCTCAGCCTCAGAGCCTGAATACATGGAGGAG GTCCGTCGGCAGCACATGGACCGATGCACTAACTTCCTGGTGGACGAGCTGGGTGTGGTGGACCGGGCCCAGGCCAGTGACCGCATCTTCTTCGTCTCTGCAAAGGAAGTGCTCCAGGCTCGCGTGCAGAAGGCTCAAGGAATGCCTGAAGCAG GTGGAGCTCTTGCCGAGGGTTTCCAAGCCAGAATGTTTGAGTTCCAGAACTTTGAGAGGCGATTCGAG GAGTGTATCTCGCAGTCAGCAGTGAAGACCAAGTTTGAGCAGCACACCGTGAGGGCCAAACAGATCTCTGAAGCTCTGCGCCGCATCATGGACTCTGTGCACATCGCTGCACAAGAGCAGAG ggtCTACTGCCTGGAGACCAAAGAGGACCGCCAGGACCGATTGGAGTTCATAGACAAGCAGTTGGACCTGTTGACCCTGGACTGCAAGGCCAAGATCAAGAAGATTACcgaggaggtggagagacag GTGTCTAATGCGATGGCAGAGGAGATCCGGAAGCTCAATGTGCTGGTGGATGACTTTCACATGGACTTCCACCCATCACTAGTAGTGCTCAAGGTCTACAAGAAT GAGCTCCACCGCCACATTGAGGAGGGTCTGGGCAAGAACATGTCAGAGAGGTGCTCCACCTCCATCACCAGTGCCCTGCAGGGCACGCAGACCGACATGATCG agggtCTGAAGCCTCTGCTGCCCAGCCAGGTCAGAGAGCAGGTAGACAAGATTGTTCCTCGTCAGTGCTTCAGCCTCAGTTATGACCTGGCTTGTGACAAGCTTTGCAGCGACTTCCAGGAGGACATCAGCTTCCACTTCTCCCTCGGCTGGACCATGCTGGTCAACCGCTTCCTCGGGCCCAAGAACACCCGGCGAGCCCTCATGGGCTACAACGACCAG GTCCCTCGGCCCATGGCCCTCACTCCAGTCAGCACCAGCATGCCTCCAttcccacaaggttctgtgaCCCAGGAAGAGCTAATGGTCTCCATGGTGACTGGTCTTGCCTCCCTTACCTCCCGTACTTCCATGGGTGTCCTTGTGGTTGGTGGCgtg atctGGAAGGCAGTGGGCTGGCGCCTGATCGCCCTGTCGGTGGGTCTATACGGACTCCTCTACGTTTACGAGCGGCTCACCTGGACCACCAAGGCCAAGGAGAGAGCCTTCAAGAGACAGTTTGTGGACTATGCTAGTGAGAAGCTGCAGCTCATCGTCAGCTACACTGGATCCAACTGCAGCCACCAAGTCCAGCA GGAGTTGGCAGGTGTGTTTGCTCAGCTCTGCCAGCAGGTAGACGTCACCCGTCAGAACCTTGAGGATGAGATCACTGACATGAACAACAAGATCGAACTGCTGGACGGCCTACAGAGCAAAGCTAAGCTGCTGCG GAACAAGGCGGGCTGGCTGGACAGCGAGCTCAACATGTTCACCCAGCAGTACCTTCACCACAGCAAGTAA
- the LOC104932319 gene encoding zinc finger protein PLAGL2-like: MFHQQDHLKSQLQESHPASRQLFHCQECGKQYNTQLGYRRHLVAAHGAAAGLPCPEGAPSLLEHLGSHIDRPPPSDGNTNTAVPVRERKYSCERCDRRFYTRKDVRRHAVVHTGRRDFLCPRCAQRFGRRDHLTRHLKKSHAQESGLMPPCTPSTPVATPTPAPQCPVKEEPSPVTSDMSSVSKEPMETYSRDMYNSYPMANPVPALGHPHGLMQGSLSSSMGVGRHMTPQSSHPHHHHLQPPAAPQQQPYSNMARYQHGSTSYPRADVDSFLLDLQSAPPPHLSVANSSTSTSVSPQREVLGEGVGAGGDPHLLSRSPAISSTELSCTTNMDLGPLLSFLPFSLPPYSPHMGMGGLVMSYPPATTTTSSPSSSTGLSSQAPGPFTFFQPPQAHVPQGPGAHNHSQLPQAYSSPAMSTSSSLPHYYQAFQQ; this comes from the coding sequence ATGTTCCACCAGCAGGACCATCTGAAGAGCCAGCTGCAGGAGAGCCATCCAGCCAGCAGGCAGCTCTTCCACTGCCAGGAGTGTGGGAAGCAGTACAACACACAGCTGGGTTATAGACGCCACCTGGTGGCAGCCCACGGTGCCGCAGCAGGCCTGCCCTGCCCAGAGGGGGCACCCTCCCTGCTGGAGCACCTTGGCAGCCATATTGACAGGCCTCCACCGTCAGacggaaacacaaacactgccgTGCcggtgagagagaggaagtacTCATGTGAGAGATGCGACCGCCGATTTTATACTCGCAAAGACGTACGGCGTCATGCCGTGGTGCATACTGGACGCCGCGACTTCCTGTGCCCACGCTGTGCACAACGCTTTGGCCGCAGAGATCACCTGACCCGCCACTTGAAGAAGAGCCATGCCCAGGAGTCAGGGTTGATGCCACCCTGTACACCCAGCACGCCTGTGGCTACACCGACCCCTGCCCCCCAGTGTCCAGTGAAGGAGGAGCCCAGCCCTGTGACCTCTGATATGAGTTCTGTCTCCAAGGAGCCTATGGAGACTTACTCCAGGGACATGTACAACTCCTACCCCATGGCCAATCCTGTCCCTGCTCTGGGGCACCCTCATGGCCTCATGCAAGGCTCCTTGTCCTCAAGTATGGGTGTTGGTCGCCACATGACCCCCCAGTCTTCTCACCCCCACCACCATCATCTGCAGCCCCCCGCGGCTCCGCAGCAGCAGCCCTACAGCAACATGGCCAGGTACCAGCACGGATCTACCTCATATCCTCGTGCTGACGTGGACAGTTTCCTGCTGGACCTGCAGAGCGCCCCCCCACCTCACCTGAGCGTGGCCAACTCCTCTACCTCTACTTCTGTCTCCCCTCAGAGGGAGGTGCTGGGTGAAGGGGTGGGTGCTGGTGGTGACCCTCACCTGCTGTCTAGGAGCCCTGCTATCTCCTCAACCGAGCTGTCCTGCACCACTAACATGGACCTTGGTCCTCTGCTGAGCTTTTTGCCTTTCAGCCTGCCGCCCTACAGCCCTCACATGGGGATGGGAGGGTTAGTGATGAGCTACCCacctgccaccaccaccacttcctctccatcctcttctACTGGGCTGTCCTCCCAGGCCCCAGGGCCTTTCACTTTCTTCCAGCCTCCCCAGGCTCATGTACCCCAGGGCCCCGGAGCCCACAACCACAGCCAGCTACCTCAGGCATACAGCAGCCCTGCTATGAGCACTTCCAGCTCCCTACCTCACTACTACCAGGCCTTTCAACAGTAA